The nucleotide window TTTTATTCACAGAAGGGATTATTTCCGGTCGTGAACAGATTAAAAGCATATATTCTCCGCAGGCAGAATGTTCGAGGAACAGCGAAAATGTTGTCATTGTCGAGCTTACAGAAGGCTTTGTTCCTGAACTGATGAAGGCAGACCGGAACTTTTATACCACTTCCAGCTGTGGTGTATGTGGAAAAGGTTCCATAGAATCTATAAGAACAGTAAGCGCTTTCCATAACCATACAAAAGAAAATACAGAAGTTTCCCTGGAAACGCTGTATCAGCTGTCTGAAAAACTGCAGTCATTCCAGAATAATTTCAGTGCTACAGGCGGTATACATGCGTCCGGTATCTTTGATCTGGAAGGAAACCTTCTGGCACTGCGTGAAGATGTGGGAAGACATAATGCTTTGGACAAACTCATAGGATATGCACTATCTGCCGGTTTGCTTCCTTTGAACAATAAAATTTTGCTTCTGAGCGGAAGAGCCAGTTTTGAACTTATTCAGAAAGCTGCAATGGCAGGAATATCCATTGTGGCGGCAATAGGCGCTCCTTCAAGCCTGGCAGTGGATCTGGCCAAAGAATTTGATATTACTTTACTGGGCTTTCTCCGGGACAACCGTTTTAATATTTACCATTCCGGCAGCCATTTTAACATTGAAAATTTATTATGAAAATAAGAATTAAAGATAATACAGTCAGATTTCGTCTTACCCAGTCCGAAGTGGCAAAATTGGGGGAAGATGGGATTATTTCAAGCTCTACAGAATTTGTAGACCGTCCGTTTATTTACGCGATTGAAAGAACGGAAGATACAGAGCTTTCAGCAGTTTTCATCGAAAACAGAATAGTTCTGAAAATGCCTGCATTAATGATAACAGAGTGGATTTCCACAGACAGAGTCGGTTTTGAAGGACAGACCGGAAAAATTAAACTCTTAATAGAAAAAGACTTTGTATGTATTGATAATACTTTGGAAGACCAAAGCGACAATTATCCCAATCCAAACCTGAAATGCTGATTTTTTCATTTTTTTAAACCTGGAAATCATGGAAAACAAAGATGTATTCAATAAAAAAGGAAGCAGCAGATTACCTTCTGCAGAACCACCCTATAAACTTCAGGATCTGAAGCTGAAACCACCCAAAGCCTGGGCAGCAGGTGTTCCTGCAGTGATTCATTCATTGGATCAGTTGGTGCTTAATGCCTCTGTTCTTCGCGGAGGAAGAGCCCTTTTCAGTATGAATCAGTTTGACGGTTTCGATTGTCCGAGCTGTGCATGGCCGGATCCGGATGATGAACGTTCCAGACTGGGTGAGTATTGTGAAAACGGTGCAAAAGCCCTGGCAGAAGAAGCTACCTCAAAAAAGATCGGAACAGAGTTTTTCAGAAAAAATTCAGTATATGATTTAGCAAAGCTGACAGATTTTGAAATCAGCCAGTTGGGAAGACTGGCAGAACCCATGTATTTGCCGAAGGGAGGAACACATTATCAGCCGATAAGCTGGGATGATGCCTTTAAAAAAATTGCAGAAAAACTAAATGCATTAGATTCGCCTGATGAAGCTATTTTTTATACATCAGGAAGAACAAGTAATGAAGCGACCTGGGTCTACCAGCTATTTGCCCGTGAATTCGGGACCAATAATTTTCCGGACTGTTCCAATATGTGCCACGAGACTTCCGGTTACGCACTTTCCAGAAGCATAGGAATTGGGAAGGGAACCGTAAAGCTGGAAGATTTTTACGATGCGGACCTGATCATGATCATAGGACAAAATCCGGGAACCAATTCTCCGAGAATGCTTTCCGCATTAACTAAAGGAAAGAAAAACGGGGCAAAAATTATAGCGGTTAATCCGCTTCCTGAAGCCGGATTGAAAGGTTTCAGGAATCCTCAGGAAATCCGTGCCTTGCTCAATAAGCCTTATGAATTGTCAGATCTGTATCTCCCTGTAAAAATTAATGGAGATATGGCGCTTTTAAAAGCACTGCAAATTCTCGTGCTGGAAGAAGAAGCCAAAAGCCCGGGAAAAGTTATTGACCATGATTTTATTACGAATAAAACTGCCGGCTTCAATGAATTGGTTGAAGAATTAAAACGCTATGACCTTAATTTTTTATCAGAAGAATGTGGCATCCCGGTCGAAAACTTGAGAGAAGCGGCACAGATGATTGCCTCCAGAAAACGGATCATCATTTGTTGGGGAATGGGAATTACACAGCAGCACAACGGGGTGGAAATGATTTACAATATTGTGAATATCCTGCTGATGAAAGGGAGCATAGGAATCAAGGGAGGAGGAGCGTGTCCTGTTCGTGGCCATAGTAATGTGCAGGGAAACAGGACGTTACTTATCAATCATCATCCAACAACTGAGCAATTGGATAAACTGGAGGAATATTACGGTTTTAAAGTACCCAGAAAAGGAGGATATGACGTTGTAAATGCGCTTAAAGCAATGCATGAGGGTAAAGTGAAATTTATGTTCTGCATGGGAGGAAACTTCCTTTCTGCCGCACCGGATACAACTTTTACAGCAGAGGCAATGCGAAAATTAGAAATGTCAGTAATTGTTTCTGTAAAATTAAATAGAGGCCACCTTATCCATGGAAAAGAAGCCTTGATCTTACCTGTAATTTCCAGAAGTGAAAAAGATATAGTAAACGGTGAGCTTCAACACGTAAGTACGGAAAATTCAATGGGCGTTGTGGAATGGTCAAGAGGAGTTCTCGATCCTATCTCAAAACATCTGATCAACGAAACTCATGTGGCCTGCAGAATGGCAAAAGCGGTTTTAGGAGAACGTTCCGTAGTGGATTGGGATAAGTTTATCAACAGTTATGATGCTGTTCGTAACGATATTGAACAATGCATTCCAGGATTTGAAAATTATAACGAAAGGGTAGTGCAGAAAGGAGGTTTTTATCTTCCGAACGGACCAAGAGACGGTAAATTCAACAGCGAATTTTACCCCGGAAAAGCGGCTTTCAATATAACCGCCGTACCAGATAATTCGCTTGCAGAAGACGAATATTTAATGGGAACCACCAGAACACATGACCAGTTCAATACGGTTGTTTATGGTTTGAATGACCGCTACCGTGGGATTTTCAATGAAAGAAGAGTCGTAATGATGAATGAAAAAGATATTGAAAAAGCAGGCCTCAAAGAAGGAGATCACGTAGACCTTTTCAATTATGATGATGGAATTGAAAGGATTGCACCACTTTTCATTGTCGTAAA belongs to Chryseobacterium gleum and includes:
- the fdhD gene encoding formate dehydrogenase accessory sulfurtransferase FdhD; the encoded protein is MKANLLSNKSVKQIEIIKVRESNSFPYTDDISVEEPLEIRVSYSAEGKKESKNISVTMRTPGNDAEFAAGFLFTEGIISGREQIKSIYSPQAECSRNSENVVIVELTEGFVPELMKADRNFYTTSSCGVCGKGSIESIRTVSAFHNHTKENTEVSLETLYQLSEKLQSFQNNFSATGGIHASGIFDLEGNLLALREDVGRHNALDKLIGYALSAGLLPLNNKILLLSGRASFELIQKAAMAGISIVAAIGAPSSLAVDLAKEFDITLLGFLRDNRFNIYHSGSHFNIENLL
- a CDS encoding DUF7009 family protein, which translates into the protein MKIRIKDNTVRFRLTQSEVAKLGEDGIISSSTEFVDRPFIYAIERTEDTELSAVFIENRIVLKMPALMITEWISTDRVGFEGQTGKIKLLIEKDFVCIDNTLEDQSDNYPNPNLKC
- a CDS encoding FdhF/YdeP family oxidoreductase, yielding MENKDVFNKKGSSRLPSAEPPYKLQDLKLKPPKAWAAGVPAVIHSLDQLVLNASVLRGGRALFSMNQFDGFDCPSCAWPDPDDERSRLGEYCENGAKALAEEATSKKIGTEFFRKNSVYDLAKLTDFEISQLGRLAEPMYLPKGGTHYQPISWDDAFKKIAEKLNALDSPDEAIFYTSGRTSNEATWVYQLFAREFGTNNFPDCSNMCHETSGYALSRSIGIGKGTVKLEDFYDADLIMIIGQNPGTNSPRMLSALTKGKKNGAKIIAVNPLPEAGLKGFRNPQEIRALLNKPYELSDLYLPVKINGDMALLKALQILVLEEEAKSPGKVIDHDFITNKTAGFNELVEELKRYDLNFLSEECGIPVENLREAAQMIASRKRIIICWGMGITQQHNGVEMIYNIVNILLMKGSIGIKGGGACPVRGHSNVQGNRTLLINHHPTTEQLDKLEEYYGFKVPRKGGYDVVNALKAMHEGKVKFMFCMGGNFLSAAPDTTFTAEAMRKLEMSVIVSVKLNRGHLIHGKEALILPVISRSEKDIVNGELQHVSTENSMGVVEWSRGVLDPISKHLINETHVACRMAKAVLGERSVVDWDKFINSYDAVRNDIEQCIPGFENYNERVVQKGGFYLPNGPRDGKFNSEFYPGKAAFNITAVPDNSLAEDEYLMGTTRTHDQFNTVVYGLNDRYRGIFNERRVVMMNEKDIEKAGLKEGDHVDLFNYDDGIERIAPLFIVVKYPIPQKSTMTYFPETNVLVSINNVVNGANMPASKYVRIKIRKHDPAVFRKIDDHVVAASGTSLEQP